A section of the Clostridium omnivorum genome encodes:
- the atpA gene encoding F0F1 ATP synthase subunit alpha, which translates to MNIRPEEITSIIKQQIEKYEKKLETVDSGTIIQVGDGIARIYGLDDCMEGELLLFSNGVYGMALNLEQDNVGAVLFGEEKGIKEGDIVKRTGRVVEVPVGEELLGRVVNALGAPIDGKGPINTTHTREVEVKAHGVIERQSVKQPLQTGIKVIDAAIPIGKGQRELIIGDRQTGKTALAIDTIINQKGKDVICIYVAIGQKQSTVAHIYNTLGEMGAMDYTIIVSASASESAPLQYLSPYSGCTMGEYFMHQGKDVLIVYDDLSKHAVAYRAMALLLRRPPGREAYPGDVFYLHSRLLERAAKLSDELGGGSITALPIIETLAGDVTAYIPTNVISITDGQIFLESELFFSGQRPAVNSGISVSRVGGSAQIKAMRQVAGSLRLELAQYRELAAFSQFGSDLDKEAKKRLEKGKRLSEVLKQGQYEPMPVEKQVMILYAAVNDFLTDIDVDRIKEFEKSFFEYMDTHNRDLGKAILEKGSLDEEIKNSLNEAIKEFKKVFLAEE; encoded by the coding sequence ATGAACATTCGACCTGAAGAAATTACTTCAATTATAAAACAGCAGATTGAAAAGTATGAGAAGAAGTTAGAAACAGTAGATTCAGGTACAATAATACAAGTTGGAGACGGTATCGCGAGAATTTATGGGCTTGATGACTGCATGGAAGGTGAGCTGTTGCTATTTTCAAATGGTGTTTATGGTATGGCTCTAAACCTTGAACAAGATAACGTTGGTGCAGTTTTATTCGGTGAAGAAAAAGGAATTAAAGAAGGCGATATAGTTAAGAGAACTGGCAGAGTTGTAGAGGTTCCAGTTGGTGAAGAACTACTAGGAAGAGTTGTAAATGCACTAGGAGCGCCAATAGATGGAAAGGGGCCAATAAATACTACTCATACAAGAGAAGTAGAAGTTAAGGCTCATGGAGTTATAGAAAGACAATCAGTTAAACAGCCTCTTCAAACAGGAATAAAGGTTATAGACGCTGCTATTCCAATAGGAAAAGGTCAAAGAGAACTTATAATAGGTGATAGACAAACAGGAAAAACTGCTCTTGCAATTGATACAATTATTAATCAAAAGGGCAAGGATGTTATATGTATTTATGTAGCTATAGGACAAAAGCAATCCACAGTAGCACATATTTATAATACTTTAGGTGAAATGGGAGCAATGGATTATACTATTATAGTATCTGCATCAGCTTCTGAATCAGCACCATTGCAGTACTTATCACCATATTCTGGATGTACTATGGGTGAATACTTTATGCATCAAGGAAAAGATGTTCTTATTGTATATGATGATTTGTCTAAGCACGCAGTAGCCTATAGAGCTATGGCTCTACTACTTAGGAGACCACCAGGAAGAGAAGCATATCCTGGAGACGTATTCTATCTTCACTCAAGGTTACTCGAAAGAGCTGCAAAGCTTTCAGATGAATTAGGTGGAGGTTCTATAACGGCTTTACCAATAATAGAAACACTAGCAGGTGACGTTACAGCTTATATTCCTACTAACGTTATTTCTATTACAGATGGTCAGATATTCCTTGAATCAGAATTGTTCTTTTCAGGACAGAGACCAGCTGTTAACTCTGGTATATCTGTATCAAGAGTTGGTGGAAGTGCTCAAATAAAAGCAATGAGACAAGTTGCAGGAAGCTTAAGATTGGAACTTGCTCAATATAGAGAACTTGCAGCCTTTTCTCAGTTTGGATCAGATCTTGATAAAGAAGCTAAGAAAAGACTTGAAAAAGGTAAGAGATTATCAGAAGTTCTTAAACAAGGGCAATATGAGCCTATGCCAGTAGAAAAGCAGGTAATGATTTTATATGCTGCAGTAAATGATTTTCTAACTGATATAGATGTAGATAGAATTAAAGAGTTTGAAAAGAGTTTCTTTGAATATATGGATACACACAATAGAGATTTAGGAAAGGCTATACTTGAAAAAGGAAGTCTTGATGAAGAAATTAAGAACTCTTTAAATGAAGCTATAAAAGAATTTAAAAAAGTGTTTTTAGCAGAGGAATAA
- a CDS encoding F0F1 ATP synthase subunit delta, translating into MYEYLDRRYALALYEVAENKGKVDEYLKFVEEIANLINTNEELQQLLKHPQLSTSKKKELFKTIFVGKIEEELLSFLLLLIEKDRIFQLNEILDQMKKIYLEKHETVIAQVKTVVPLNEVEKQQLVDKLQKKYGKTVLLNEEIDKSIIGGVYLRIGNDIIDGTIKSKFEEIRSLTLKRE; encoded by the coding sequence ATGTATGAATATTTGGATAGAAGATACGCCCTTGCCTTATATGAAGTAGCTGAAAATAAAGGCAAAGTTGATGAGTACTTAAAATTTGTTGAAGAGATTGCAAATCTTATTAATACAAATGAGGAATTACAGCAGCTTTTAAAACATCCACAGTTAAGTACTTCTAAAAAGAAGGAACTATTTAAAACAATATTTGTAGGAAAAATTGAAGAAGAATTATTGTCCTTTCTACTTTTACTTATAGAAAAAGATAGAATTTTTCAGCTCAATGAAATATTGGACCAAATGAAGAAAATTTACCTAGAAAAGCATGAAACTGTAATTGCCCAGGTAAAGACAGTAGTTCCGCTAAATGAGGTAGAAAAACAACAATTAGTAGATAAGCTTCAGAAAAAGTATGGCAAGACTGTACTTTTAAATGAAGAGATTGACAAGTCAATCATAGGTGGTGTTTATCTAAGAATTGGGAATGATATTATTGACGGAACAATTAAGTCAAAGTTCGAGGAAATTAGAAGTTTGACTCTTAAACGAGAATAG
- a CDS encoding F0F1 ATP synthase subunit A, translating to MDNASHSLFDITLFGHVFGVSINLVIQWVIMLIITIVIIISTRNLNKVPGKRQTVLEMFVSSINGVVKEIMGKEYLFFAPYIGALGLFLLLMNLTGLVGFEPPTVDYSVSLGMALTTFIIIQAYAIKKNGLLHYFTAYGKPFVFLAPINVLERFLLPLSLSLRLFGNMMAGAAVMSLVYTSLNHIGWVAQLGIPIPVHAYFDIFDGGIQMVVFTMLTMVNIKIISEH from the coding sequence TTGGATAATGCTTCTCATTCATTGTTTGATATAACATTATTTGGTCATGTTTTTGGAGTATCAATCAATTTAGTAATCCAATGGGTTATTATGTTGATTATAACAATAGTGATCATTATATCAACTAGAAATCTTAATAAAGTGCCAGGTAAAAGACAAACAGTACTTGAGATGTTTGTATCTAGCATTAATGGTGTTGTTAAAGAAATAATGGGAAAAGAATACTTGTTTTTTGCACCTTATATAGGAGCTTTAGGGTTATTCTTACTACTAATGAATCTTACAGGGTTAGTGGGATTTGAACCTCCTACTGTTGATTACAGTGTATCATTAGGTATGGCTCTAACAACATTCATAATAATTCAAGCTTATGCAATTAAGAAGAATGGATTACTACACTATTTTACTGCCTATGGAAAGCCTTTTGTTTTTTTAGCACCTATAAATGTACTAGAAAGGTTCCTGCTTCCGTTATCCCTTAGCCTAAGATTATTTGGTAACATGATGGCTGGAGCTGCAGTAATGAGCCTAGTATATACTTCATTAAACCATATAGGATGGGTAGCACAGCTTGGAATTCCAATTCCCGTACATGCATATTTTGATATATTTGATGGTGGAATTCAAATGGTAGTATTCACAATGCTTACTATGGTTAATATTAAAATCATATCTGAGCATTAA
- a CDS encoding polysaccharide deacetylase family protein: MSKKRTSIFRRTNTKKALIYGIIFLAIVVSLSYIISNKFSNKNNVVVSAANVPKKVEIKTNSNEKPKIENQENVKTTSNNLVQKNENISNAKETKNDNPPQNNVQASFINPFNKDGKKAAYLTFDDGPSANTPLILDTLKKYNIKATFFVIGKMANENKEMLKREKAEGHSIGNHTYSHDYKYIYADPKNFLDDLNKNNEIIASILDGYTTKIIRFPGGSFGDKRAPYREAVEKAGYHYVDWNALNGDAEATLVPVDKLLVRLKTTVGNQEHVVVLMHDAPGKTTTIQALPQIIEYLKSLGYEFRTL; the protein is encoded by the coding sequence ATGTCAAAAAAAAGAACTAGCATTTTTAGGAGAACAAACACAAAAAAAGCGTTAATATACGGAATTATTTTTTTAGCTATAGTGGTTAGTTTATCATATATTATTAGCAACAAATTTTCAAATAAAAATAATGTAGTAGTAAGCGCTGCTAATGTGCCTAAAAAAGTTGAAATTAAGACAAATTCAAATGAAAAGCCAAAGATAGAAAATCAAGAAAATGTAAAAACTACTTCAAATAATTTAGTACAGAAAAACGAAAATATAAGTAATGCTAAGGAAACAAAGAATGATAATCCACCACAAAATAATGTACAGGCTTCATTTATAAACCCATTCAATAAAGATGGGAAAAAAGCTGCATATTTAACTTTTGATGATGGACCATCAGCTAATACTCCGCTAATTCTAGATACGTTAAAGAAGTACAACATTAAGGCTACATTTTTTGTAATAGGTAAAATGGCTAATGAAAATAAGGAAATGTTAAAAAGAGAAAAGGCTGAGGGACATTCAATAGGAAACCATACTTATTCCCACGATTATAAATATATATATGCAGATCCGAAGAATTTTTTGGATGATTTAAATAAGAATAATGAAATAATAGCTAGTATATTAGATGGATACACAACAAAAATTATTAGATTTCCAGGTGGTTCTTTTGGCGACAAAAGGGCTCCATATAGAGAAGCAGTTGAAAAGGCCGGATATCATTATGTAGATTGGAATGCATTAAATGGTGATGCAGAAGCTACTTTAGTACCAGTGGACAAGCTTTTAGTTAGGCTTAAAACCACAGTAGGAAATCAAGAACATGTAGTTGTTTTAATGCATGATGCTCCTGGAAAAACCACAACAATTCAGGCTTTACCTCAAATCATTGAATATCTAAAAAGCCTTGGATATGAATTTAGAACATTGTAA
- a CDS encoding F0F1 ATP synthase subunit B has protein sequence MEINYLTVVATMINFIILVLIVTKFLFKPVNNVITVRENEISDRIQKSEDDEKKAELLRVQREKELKDAKSEGKGIVEEFKHKAEKVSEDIIGDAKSEADQLMERAKKETEREKQKAEEEIKAQAIELAIMLSSKALETTIDEAQHRRLIEDFIAKVGI, from the coding sequence ATGGAAATAAATTATTTGACAGTAGTTGCTACTATGATTAACTTTATTATTTTAGTTCTTATTGTTACTAAGTTTCTTTTCAAGCCTGTAAATAATGTTATTACAGTCAGAGAAAATGAAATAAGTGATAGAATTCAAAAATCCGAAGATGATGAAAAGAAAGCAGAACTATTAAGAGTTCAAAGAGAAAAGGAATTGAAGGATGCTAAAAGCGAAGGTAAAGGCATAGTAGAAGAATTCAAGCATAAAGCCGAAAAAGTATCAGAAGATATTATAGGTGATGCAAAAAGCGAAGCTGATCAGTTAATGGAAAGGGCGAAAAAAGAAACCGAAAGAGAAAAACAAAAGGCTGAGGAAGAAATAAAAGCACAGGCCATAGAGCTTGCTATTATGTTATCTTCAAAAGCACTTGAAACTACCATTGATGAAGCTCAGCATAGAAGACTAATAGAGGATTTCATTGCTAAGGTGGGTATTTAA
- a CDS encoding transglutaminase-like domain-containing protein: MRINPITLILLLLLILPVLKGFIVKFSSNNLKQGIQELSSNVSFIAAIFIGIYFYRRVFVQHDSFLYKYIVNISPKNLMDYFDSNPIMTYAIIIPLIILLFYKLLSLALDFVNRFTFYPLADNIENVLEHRSDFSKRLIGAIFRVPKSICYILFATFLLNAISILNINIGISQYLETSTLYNYLCKEVVIPVSNSKIAKQLPNIINNSFKVVVKEVDVSDPKNESNGKRVIVYYNGITLDEGVKSNSKIDNLARELTAGETSGKGKAKIIYNWVGSNVDYDHDKAEQVLNNDFNIKSGAIPTFNTRKGICFDYSCLYVAMCRANGLKVRIITGEGFNGVSWVSHAWNQVYIQEESRWINVDTTFYKGGNYFNSRRFDMDHRNAKIAGEW; the protein is encoded by the coding sequence TTGAGGATAAATCCAATTACACTGATATTATTGCTACTTTTAATTTTACCTGTATTAAAAGGATTCATTGTAAAGTTTTCTTCTAATAATTTAAAGCAAGGAATTCAAGAATTGAGTAGTAATGTATCATTTATTGCAGCCATATTTATAGGAATTTATTTTTATAGGAGAGTATTTGTACAGCATGATAGTTTTTTATATAAGTATATTGTTAATATTTCACCTAAAAATCTAATGGATTATTTTGATAGTAATCCAATTATGACATACGCTATAATAATACCACTTATAATTCTATTATTCTATAAGCTTTTAAGTCTGGCATTGGATTTTGTCAATAGATTTACATTTTATCCGCTAGCAGATAATATAGAAAATGTTTTAGAGCATAGAAGCGATTTTAGTAAAAGACTTATTGGTGCTATTTTTAGGGTTCCTAAGTCTATATGCTATATTCTATTTGCAACTTTTTTACTGAATGCAATATCAATACTAAATATTAATATAGGGATATCACAATATTTAGAAACATCGACCTTATACAATTACCTTTGTAAAGAAGTTGTTATTCCTGTTTCAAATTCAAAGATTGCAAAACAATTACCAAATATTATAAATAATTCTTTTAAAGTTGTAGTTAAGGAAGTAGATGTTTCTGACCCAAAGAATGAAAGTAACGGAAAGAGAGTTATAGTATATTATAATGGAATAACTCTGGACGAAGGAGTAAAGTCTAACAGCAAAATTGATAATTTGGCAAGGGAATTAACTGCAGGAGAAACTTCAGGTAAAGGAAAAGCAAAAATTATTTATAATTGGGTTGGAAGCAATGTAGATTATGATCATGATAAAGCGGAGCAGGTCTTAAATAATGATTTTAACATAAAATCAGGGGCAATACCAACTTTTAATACAAGAAAAGGAATTTGCTTTGATTACTCTTGCCTTTATGTAGCAATGTGTAGAGCAAATGGCTTAAAAGTAAGAATTATAACTGGAGAAGGGTTTAATGGCGTAAGCTGGGTTAGTCACGCTTGGAATCAAGTTTATATACAAGAAGAGTCCAGATGGATTAATGTAGATACAACTTTTTATAAGGGAGGTAACTATTTTAATAGCAGAAGATTTGACATGGACCATAGAAATGCAAAAATTGCGGGAGAGTGGTAA
- the atpG gene encoding ATP synthase F1 subunit gamma, which yields MAGSGLIGIKRRIKSVTNTKKITKAMGLVATAKLRKSREKLDINNNYYDSFEGIIKDLVDSHEGYNIYKSGNESSKKLYIVITSDSGLCGGFNGNIVNRTIDQLKVQNGNYLLNVAGEKGIAYFERFKFNINKKYVDISDLPTLKEARDISNDALGLYENGEVGEVILVYTRFISPVKQEVVFEKLLPLGTKSEDEYNYEKYIKFEPDIDSILNNAAPIYIKEKILNLMIHSKSSEQSTRMSAMDGATKNANDLLDKYKLQYNRMRQGAITQEISEIVGGAEAQK from the coding sequence ATGGCAGGGTCAGGACTTATAGGAATTAAAAGAAGAATTAAGTCTGTAACTAATACTAAAAAAATAACTAAGGCCATGGGACTTGTTGCCACCGCTAAATTAAGAAAGTCCAGAGAAAAACTAGACATAAATAATAATTATTATGATTCTTTTGAAGGAATTATTAAAGATTTAGTTGATAGCCACGAAGGTTATAACATTTACAAGAGTGGTAACGAGAGCAGCAAAAAATTATATATAGTAATTACTTCAGATTCTGGTCTCTGTGGAGGCTTTAACGGTAACATAGTTAATAGAACTATAGATCAATTGAAGGTGCAAAACGGTAATTACTTGCTAAATGTAGCAGGGGAAAAAGGTATTGCATATTTTGAAAGGTTTAAATTTAATATAAATAAAAAGTATGTTGATATTTCAGATTTACCAACTCTTAAGGAAGCTAGAGATATTTCAAATGATGCTCTAGGGCTTTATGAAAATGGAGAAGTTGGAGAAGTTATTTTAGTGTATACTAGATTTATTTCTCCTGTTAAGCAAGAAGTGGTTTTTGAAAAGTTACTTCCTCTTGGAACAAAAAGTGAAGATGAATACAACTATGAAAAATATATAAAGTTTGAACCTGACATAGATTCAATTTTAAATAATGCTGCTCCAATTTATATTAAAGAAAAGATATTAAATTTAATGATTCATTCTAAGAGTAGTGAGCAATCTACTAGGATGTCTGCAATGGATGGAGCAACAAAAAATGCCAATGACTTATTAGATAAATATAAGTTGCAGTATAATAGAATGAGACAAGGTGCCATAACTCAAGAAAT
- the atpE gene encoding ATP synthase F0 subunit C, with amino-acid sequence MQGIIAIGIGMSVLVGIGAGIGTGLATSKAVESVARQPEASGKITTLLALGSAFSEATAVYGFIIAFLMLAKL; translated from the coding sequence ATGCAAGGAATAATAGCAATAGGTATAGGAATGTCAGTTCTAGTAGGTATAGGAGCTGGAATTGGAACAGGTCTTGCAACTTCAAAGGCTGTTGAAAGTGTAGCTAGACAACCAGAAGCTAGTGGTAAAATAACAACTTTATTAGCACTTGGTAGTGCGTTCTCAGAAGCTACTGCAGTTTATGGATTTATTATAGCATTCTTAATGTTAGCAAAGCTTTAA
- a CDS encoding ATP synthase subunit I — MDSEVKNMLKKVALFDVIVGSALFILVTIVYGLNYGIMCTLGLLVGALNYNINGIIINHLLSNEHFKHNIFTSLIGFLRVFIICLIAIIIYKYNRMNVLAYVLGFCSHFISLVLYGISVRNK, encoded by the coding sequence TTGGATAGTGAAGTAAAAAACATGCTCAAGAAAGTAGCACTATTTGATGTGATTGTAGGAAGTGCTTTGTTTATTCTTGTAACCATAGTTTATGGATTAAATTATGGGATCATGTGCACTTTAGGCTTATTAGTAGGTGCTTTGAACTATAATATAAATGGTATTATAATAAACCATTTGCTATCAAATGAGCATTTCAAACATAATATATTTACTTCATTAATAGGCTTTTTAAGAGTATTTATTATATGTTTGATAGCAATAATAATCTATAAGTACAATAGAATGAATGTACTTGCGTATGTGCTTGGCTTTTGTTCTCATTTCATTTCTTTGGTGCTATATGGAATTAGTGTTAGAAATAAGTAG
- a CDS encoding tetratricopeptide repeat protein — MSYFQKANELYNTKDYKRAIAMYQKAIETKENEAAAFYNAAVCFIKLSQYDKAISLLKSAISKKKESRYFFNLGYCYTMMKNNKKALIYFNTAWALDNSDKDCEKAINLIVSNYKNGA; from the coding sequence ATGAGTTACTTTCAGAAAGCAAATGAGCTTTATAATACCAAAGACTATAAAAGAGCTATTGCTATGTATCAAAAGGCAATTGAAACTAAAGAAAATGAAGCAGCTGCCTTTTATAATGCTGCAGTATGTTTTATTAAACTAAGCCAATATGATAAAGCTATATCACTATTAAAATCTGCAATTTCTAAGAAAAAAGAGAGCAGATACTTTTTTAATCTTGGATACTGTTATACTATGATGAAAAACAATAAAAAAGCATTAATATATTTTAATACCGCTTGGGCGTTAGACAACTCCGATAAAGATTGTGAAAAAGCAATAAACCTAATTGTAAGTAATTATAAAAATGGTGCTTAA